From Coffea arabica cultivar ET-39 chromosome 10e, Coffea Arabica ET-39 HiFi, whole genome shotgun sequence, one genomic window encodes:
- the LOC113712110 gene encoding cypmaclein yields the protein MKLFSLFLVAVLLLQVFTEALSVSHTTTPQTHQVDGRSKPPKINCSYACSRRCSKASRKNVCTRTCKACCARCNCVPPGTYGNKELCPCYARLKTRGNKPKCP from the exons ATGAAGCTTTTCAGCCTTTTCCTTGTTGCCGTCCTCCTTCTACAG GTTTTCACAGAGGCATTGTCCGTCAGTCACACCACCACTCCTCAGACTCATCAG GTGGACGGTCGGTCTAAACCTCCAAAAATTA ATTGCAGCTATGCATGCTCGAGAAGATGTAGCAAGGCATCAAGAAAGAATGTTTGCACCAGAACGTGCAAGGCCTGCTGTGCAAGGTGCAACTGTGTTCCACCAGGAACTTATGGAAACAAGGAACTTTGTCCCTGCTATGCCAGATTGAAGACCCGAGGGAACAAGCCCAAGTGCCCTTGA
- the LOC113711345 gene encoding cypmaclein, with protein sequence MASSKNAALLVAFLCLILVHGINGDNDLTVEKATIDCPEKCAYRCSKSSRHKMCIRACNTCCQRCNCVPPGTSGNEDVCPCYARMTTHGGRHKCP encoded by the exons ATGGCGAGCTCAAAAAACGCAGCACTGCTTGTGGCTTTCCTCTGTCTAATCCTTGTTCATGGG atAAATGGTGACAACGACCTGACAGTCGAAAAAGCCACCATCG ATTGTCCAGAAAAGTGTGCATATCGGTGCAGCAAGTCTTCGAGGCATAAAATGTGCATTAGGGCTTGCAATACTTGCTGCCAGAGGTGCAACTGCGTTCCTCCAGGCACCTCCGGGAATGAAGATGTCTGCCCTTGCTATGCCCGCATGACAACTCATGGAGGAAGGCACAAGTGcccttaa